The Paenibacillus amylolyticus genome contains the following window.
TCAAAGAAATGAATTTCTCCTTAACAGAAATTGCAGCCATGATGCAGCTCTCCAAAGGTGAACAGAAAGATATCCTAAGAGAGCACCGTAGTACACTCGTTCAACGCAAACAAAAGCTCGAAACCATCATCGCCCAGTTGGACGAGTATGTGGATGGGACGGATATCTCTCATCTTCATCTGTTTGACGACTCTTCCATCCTGTCCATTCAAGAGCAATATGAATCCGAGGCAAAGTTCATCTACGGAAATACCGAGAAATATCAGGAATTCGAAGCAAATATGAGTCAGCTGTCTGCGGAAGAGCAAGAACAAGCTTACCAGCAGTTCTCGATCAACATGGAGCAGGTATTTCGGGAGTTGGCGAAGCATCAGGACCTGCCCCCTGCTTCTGCTGAGGTACAAGTGTTGGTGGGTGAATGGAAAAGTTGCCTGGAGCAATTGATGAGTTGTGATGCTGAGATTCTGAGATGTATTGCGGAAGCCTACACAACGGATCGTCGCTATGCGGGTTATTTTGATCAGTTTGGAGATGAGGAATTTTTGAGGTTTTTGTATGAAGCGATTATGGTTTATGTCGAGGGTGGGTAAAACCTTTGAGACCTTTTCCTAGTATTAGGATGGTTTCAAAGGTCTTGAGCTTTATAATATAGCCTGTTTGTCCATTCGCTGTCGTTGGACCTCATCGAGATATCGAGTGAATTGAGATTCGCCTGAGTAGCTCAGAAATAACCACTCCAACGCACGCGTCATCCCGATATAGAAACGA
Protein-coding sequences here:
- a CDS encoding MerR family transcriptional regulator; amino-acid sequence: MKTPYFTVKDIIQITGITKRALHYYDKTDLLKPSKVEDNGYRYYDQEALGNLQMILLFKEMNFSLTEIAAMMQLSKGEQKDILREHRSTLVQRKQKLETIIAQLDEYVDGTDISHLHLFDDSSILSIQEQYESEAKFIYGNTEKYQEFEANMSQLSAEEQEQAYQQFSINMEQVFRELAKHQDLPPASAEVQVLVGEWKSCLEQLMSCDAEILRCIAEAYTTDRRYAGYFDQFGDEEFLRFLYEAIMVYVEGG